The following coding sequences lie in one Arabidopsis thaliana chromosome 3, partial sequence genomic window:
- the SWEET4 gene encoding Nodulin MtN3 family protein (Nodulin MtN3 family protein; LOCATED IN: endomembrane system, integral to membrane, membrane; EXPRESSED IN: 15 plant structures; EXPRESSED DURING: 8 growth stages; CONTAINS InterPro DOMAIN/s: MtN3/saliva-related transmembrane protein, conserved region (InterPro:IPR018169), RAG1-activating protein 1 homologue (InterPro:IPR018179), RAG1-activating protein-1-related (InterPro:IPR004316); BEST Arabidopsis thaliana protein match is: Nodulin MtN3 family protein (TAIR:AT5G62850.1); Has 966 Blast hits to 937 proteins in 119 species: Archae - 0; Bacteria - 6; Metazoa - 194; Fungi - 0; Plants - 641; Viruses - 0; Other Eukaryotes - 125 (source: NCBI BLink).), translated as MVNATVARNIAGICGNVISLFLFLSPIPTFITIYKKKKVEEYKADPYLATVLNCALWVFYGLPMVQPDSLLVITINGTGLAIELVYLAIFFFFSPTSRKVKVGLWLIGEMVFVGIVATCTLLLFHTHNQRSSFVGIFCVIFVSLMYIAPLTIMSKVIKTKSVKYMPFSLSLANFLNGVVWVIYALIKFDLFILIGNGLGTVSGAVQLILYACYYKTTPKDDEDEEDEENLSKVNSQLQLSGNSGQAKRVSA; from the exons ATGGTTAACGCTACAGTTGCGAGAAACATTGCCGGCATTTGTG GAAATGTCATctccttgttcttgttcttatcTCCCAT ACCTACGTTCATAACcatatacaagaagaaaaaggtggAGGAGTACAAAGCTGACCCATACTTAGCCACGGTTCTAAATTGCGCACTATGGGTCTTTTATGGCTTACCAATGGTTCAACCAGATAGTCTCCTTGTGATCACCATAAATGGTACCGGTTTAGCCATTGAGCTGGTGTATCTcgctatcttcttcttcttttctccaaCTAGTCGCAAG GTGAAAGTGGGGCTATGGTTAATAGGAGAGATGGTGTTTGTAGGAATAGTAGCCACATGCACATTGCTATTGTTCCACACACATAACCAGAgatcttcttttgttggaaTCTTTTGTGTCATTTTTGTTAGTCTCATGTATATTGCTCCTCTCACCATCAtg AGTAAGGTGATCAAGACCAAAAGTGTGAAGTACATGccattctctctctcacttgcCAATTTCCTCAATGGTGTCGTTTGGGTTATTTATGCACTTATTAAGTTCGACCTTTTCATTTTG aTTGGAAATGGACTTGGAACGGTATCAGGAGCAGTACAACTTATACTCTATGCTTGCTATTACAAGACAACAccaaaagatgatgaagatgaagaagatgaggagaaTCTTTCTAAGGTTAACTCTCAGTTACAACTTAGTGGCAACAGTGGACAAGCTAAACGAGTTTCAGCTTGA